Proteins from a genomic interval of Thermodesulfobacteriota bacterium:
- a CDS encoding DNA polymerase ligase N-terminal domain-containing protein, with product MSGMQLRFIIQNHKTNHPHFDLSLEIDGARMTWILPKRVPIKGREIRLAIKDKAERPSSFDYNTVVDDGYGMGEAEVWDTGTYEITSKNKSKIEFEAKGEKFAGKFILLLPSWGRWYKKRLWTLIKI from the coding sequence GGTTTATCATTCAAAACCATAAGACAAATCATCCACACTTTGACCTCAGTCTGGAAATAGATGGAGCCCGGATGACCTGGATTCTTCCCAAGAGAGTTCCGATTAAAGGCCGCGAGATAAGATTAGCCATAAAAGATAAGGCAGAAAGGCCGAGCTCTTTTGATTATAATACGGTTGTGGATGACGGATACGGAATGGGGGAGGCGGAGGTATGGGATACCGGAACTTATGAGATAACCAGTAAGAATAAATCAAAGATAGAATTCGAGGCAAAAGGCGAAAAATTTGCCGGAAAGTTTATTCTTCTGCTACCGAGCTGGGGGAGATGGTATAAGAAGAGATTGTGGACTTTGATCAAAATATAG